A window of the Arachis duranensis cultivar V14167 chromosome 5, aradu.V14167.gnm2.J7QH, whole genome shotgun sequence genome harbors these coding sequences:
- the LOC107487396 gene encoding pentatricopeptide repeat-containing protein At2g17525, mitochondrial: protein MLPPKLYNALQNSILSKSFTLTRFLTFQIRSLSSTSSASAPATPSQDHVCHLILEQKSASKAIETFRWASSLPNFTHSQSTYRALIHKLCTFRRFDSVKQLLDEMPDSIGTPPGDEIFVTIVRGFGRASMTRAVIKVLDLVYKFHSSPSLKIYNSILDVLVKEDIGIAREFYRKSMMESGVVGDDYTFGILMKGLCLTNRIGEGFKLLQMIKSSRGVTPNTVIYNTLLHALCKNGKVGRARSLMYEMVEPNDVTFNILISGYCKEENLVQALVMLEKSFAMGFVPDIVSATKVVEGLCKAGRVTEAAEVLDRVESMGGSLDVVAYNTLIKGFCDVGKVKVGIHFLKQMESRGCLPNVDTYNILISGFCDSGMLDLALDLFNDMKTDGIKWNFATFDTIIRGLCSEGRINEGFSILELMEESKEGSRGHISPYNSIIYGLFKQNRFDEAVEFLTKLGKMFPRAVDRSMMIFEHCKQGSIEDAKRVYDQMIDEGGFPSILVYDCLVRRLSEDGCVREAVELMNEMIANKCFPVPSTFNAIIAGFCRQEKVESALKFMEDITARGCETNAETYGPLINVICKKGDLQKALQLFLEMVENGIIPNHFIWNSLLLSLSQENYFKNKNMINIHGLL from the coding sequence ATGCTGCCCCCAAAGCTCTACAACGCATTGCAAAATTCTATATTATCCAAATCTTTCACTCTCACGCGTTTTCTCACCTTCCAAATTCGTTCCCTTTCATCAACTTCTTCTGCTTCTGCTCCTGCTACCCCATCACAGGACCATGTCTGCCACCTAATCCTTGAACAGAAATCCGCTTCCAAGGCCATTGAAACTTTCAGATGGGCCTCCTCACTACCCAACTTCACCCACTCCCAATCCACATACCGTGCCTTGATCCATAAGCTATGTACCTTCCGCCGCTTCGACAGTGTCAAGCAACTGCTCGATGAAATGCCTGACTCAATCGGCACCCCTCCTGGCGATGAAATCTTCGTCACAATTGTCCGCGGGTTCGGCCGTGCCAGCATGACTCGTGCGGTCATCAAGGTCCTTGATTTGGTGTACAAGTTTCATAGCAGCCCTTCCTTGAAGATATACAACTCCATTCTTGATGTCCTTGTGAAGGAGGATATCGGCATAGCTAGGGAGTTTTATAGGAAAAGTATGATGGAGTCTGGGGTTGTTGGGGATGATTATACTTTTGGGATCTTGATGAAAGGGCTCTGCTTGACCAATAGGATTGGTGAGGGCTTCAAGCTCTTGCAGATGATCAAGTCTAGCAGAGGGGTCACACCAAACACTGTGATTTACAACACCTTGCTTCATGCACTTTGCAAAAATGGAAAAGTTGGGAGGGCTAGAAGCTTGATGTATGAGATGGTGGAACCGAATGATGTCACGTTTAACATTTTGATATCCGGGTATTGCAAAGAGGAGAATTTAGTTCAGGCTCTAGTGATGCTGGAGAAGAGCTTTGCCATGGGTTTTGTTCCTGATATTGTCTCTGCGACTAAGGTTGTGGAAGGTCTTTGCAAGGCCGGCCGTGTGACAGAGGCTGCTGAGGTTTTGGACAGAGTTGAGAGCATGGGGGGTTCACTTGATGTTGTGGCTTATAACACCTTGATAAAGGGGTTTTGTGATGTAGGAAAAGTAAAAGTTGGGATTCATTTCCTGAAGCAAATGGAGAGTAGAGGCTGTCTTCCAAATGTAGACACCTATAACATACTCATATCTGGTTTTTGTGATTCTGGGATGTTAGATTTGGCCCTGGATCTTTTTAATGACATGAAAACAGATGGGATCAAATGGAACTTCGCTACATTCGACACGATAATTAGAGGGTTGTGttcagaaggaagaatcaatgAAGGTTTTTCAATTTTGGAGCTGATGGAGGAAAGCAAAGAAGGCTCTAGAGGGCACATTAGTCCTTATAATAGCATAATATATGGTCTATTCAAGCAGAACCGTTTTGATGAAGCAGTTGAATTTCTAACAAAGTTAGGAAAGATGTTTCCAAGAGCTGTTGACAGAAGCATGATGATTTTCGAACATTGTAAGCAGGGGAGTATTGAGGATGCAAAGAGGGTATATGATCAGATGATTGATGAAGGTGGATTTCCAAGTATTCTAGTTTATGATTGCCTAGTTCGCAGATTATCCGAAGACGGTTGTGTCCGAGAAGCGGTTGAGCTGATGAATGAAATGATTGCCAATAAGTGCTTTCCAGTTCCATCTACATTCAATGCAATCATTGCAGGGTTTTGCAGACAAGAAAAAGTTGAAAGTGCACTGAAGTTCATGGAAGATATCACTGCAAGAGGGTGTGAAACCAATGCAGAAACTTATGGTCCTTTGATTAATGTTATATGTAAGAAGGGTGATCTTCAAAAAGCCTTGCAACTCTTCCTAGAAATGGTAGAAAACGGCATCATTCCTAACCATTTTATTTGGAATTCACTACTATTAAGTCTAAGCCaagaaaattatttcaaaaataagaaTATGATCAACATACATGGCCTACTTTAG